One Cryobacterium sp. CG_9.6 genomic region harbors:
- a CDS encoding ATP-binding protein — protein MDLAINPFKPGAGRVPPVLAGRSDLLSEFRNRLYQARESGEGERPWILSGLRGVGKTVLLNQLGRDAAELKLIFVKVEASSSKPLAVALVKELHLAFRRVLSSSDRAKALWSKAAGALRSFQIRVDPSGTYSFTVDVMPERGVADSGDLAVDLQELLEALGRAAREANTVIVLAVDELQEASSEDLAALNVALHNLGQDVFPVPVVFVGAGLPSLPAVLADATSYAERLYDYRQIGLLDTIATSDALTAPAHVNGVVWEADALDAAVTATGGYPYFIQACGSHVWAVRATDTITLQDAEIGIESARTEVEQGLYQSRWERATPTQRAFMSAMALDEDSPSSMAELVTRLRKKRTTDLSVNRRDLIRTGHIYTPERGFVAFTVPGMADFITRQGE, from the coding sequence GTGGACCTTGCGATAAACCCTTTCAAGCCCGGCGCCGGGCGAGTGCCACCGGTCTTGGCTGGCCGTTCTGATCTACTTAGTGAATTCCGGAACCGGCTCTACCAGGCTCGGGAATCGGGGGAGGGGGAACGGCCGTGGATCCTCTCTGGGCTCCGGGGAGTGGGTAAGACTGTGTTGCTCAATCAACTCGGACGCGATGCGGCCGAACTCAAGCTGATCTTTGTCAAGGTGGAGGCCTCGAGTAGTAAGCCTTTGGCCGTCGCTTTGGTCAAGGAGCTTCACCTCGCATTTCGCAGGGTCCTGTCAAGCTCTGACCGGGCCAAAGCACTCTGGTCCAAAGCTGCCGGCGCGCTGCGGTCATTCCAAATTCGTGTGGACCCATCAGGGACCTACTCCTTCACCGTCGACGTCATGCCTGAGCGCGGTGTGGCCGATAGCGGAGATCTCGCCGTCGATCTCCAGGAACTCTTGGAAGCCCTGGGCCGTGCTGCGCGTGAGGCGAACACGGTCATTGTGCTGGCCGTTGATGAGCTCCAAGAAGCGTCATCCGAGGATCTCGCTGCCCTCAACGTTGCGTTGCATAATCTCGGTCAGGACGTGTTCCCTGTTCCGGTCGTGTTCGTCGGAGCGGGGTTGCCGTCCTTGCCCGCCGTGCTGGCCGACGCGACCAGTTACGCAGAGCGCCTGTACGACTATCGACAGATTGGGTTGCTCGACACCATTGCAACATCTGACGCCCTCACTGCTCCTGCGCATGTCAACGGGGTCGTGTGGGAGGCCGACGCCCTAGATGCGGCTGTGACAGCGACCGGGGGATACCCCTATTTCATTCAAGCGTGTGGAAGTCATGTCTGGGCTGTGCGGGCCACAGACACCATCACGCTTCAAGACGCTGAGATTGGCATCGAATCTGCGCGGACTGAAGTAGAACAAGGTCTCTATCAATCAAGATGGGAGCGGGCCACACCAACCCAGCGGGCCTTTATGTCCGCGATGGCCCTCGACGAGGACAGCCCCTCATCTATGGCCGAACTCGTGACCCGGCTGCGGAAGAAGCGCACCACGGATCTCTCCGTCAACCGCCGAGACCTGATCCGGACCGGTCACATCTACACGCCCGAACGCGGTTTCGTTGCTTTCACTGTGCCGGGCATGGCCGACTTCATCACCAGACAAGGCGAGTAG
- the istB gene encoding IS21-like element helper ATPase IstB translates to MTTPTTITTVLRRRRGLTEEAANAAIDQACRRLRLPTIRAVVDEATTAAKKEQLTYQGFLAELLLAECDDRDRRSSARRVKAAGFPRDKWLGDFSFDANPNINPATINTLATGEWVRRGQPLCLIGDSGTGKSHLLITLGTAAAEKGFRVKYTLATRLVNELVEAADEKNLARTIARYGRVDLLMIDELGYMELDRRGAELLFQVLTEREENNSIAIASNESFSGWTKTFTDPRLCAAIVDRLTFNGTIIETGTDSYRLAHTRAQRTG, encoded by the coding sequence ATGACGACTCCGACGACCATCACCACCGTTCTGCGCAGGAGAAGGGGCTTGACGGAGGAAGCCGCCAACGCAGCCATAGATCAGGCCTGCCGGAGGCTCCGCCTTCCCACGATCCGCGCTGTCGTGGACGAAGCAACAACCGCGGCCAAGAAGGAGCAACTCACCTATCAAGGGTTTCTCGCCGAGCTCCTTCTGGCCGAATGCGATGACCGCGACCGCCGTTCCTCGGCCCGCCGCGTCAAAGCGGCCGGGTTTCCGAGGGACAAATGGCTGGGAGACTTCAGCTTCGACGCGAACCCGAACATCAACCCCGCCACCATCAATACCCTCGCCACCGGCGAATGGGTGCGCCGCGGGCAGCCCCTCTGTCTCATCGGCGACTCCGGCACCGGAAAAAGCCACCTACTCATCACCCTCGGCACCGCAGCGGCGGAGAAAGGATTCCGGGTCAAATACACGCTCGCCACACGTCTGGTCAACGAACTTGTCGAAGCCGCCGATGAGAAAAACCTCGCCCGAACTATCGCCCGCTACGGCCGCGTCGACCTCCTAATGATTGACGAACTGGGCTACATGGAACTCGACCGCCGCGGAGCCGAACTGCTCTTCCAAGTCCTCACCGAGCGGGAAGAAAACAACTCCATCGCGATCGCCTCCAACGAATCCTTTTCGGGCTGGACGAAGACATTCACCGACCCCAGACTCTGCGCCGCAATCGTGGACCGGCTGACGTTCAACGGCACCATCATCGAAACCGGGACCGACTCCTACCGCCTCGCCCACACGCGAGCCCAACGAACCGGCTGA
- a CDS encoding antibiotic biosynthesis monooxygenase translates to MILEHAILSVRAGSEVEFEAAFKQARPLIGGQPGFRSLSLSRSMESPNLYVLLVEWNSVEAHTHGFRASPEYELWKGLLHHFYDPFPVVEHFVQVK, encoded by the coding sequence ATGATTCTTGAGCATGCAATTCTTTCGGTGCGTGCTGGTTCCGAAGTGGAGTTTGAGGCGGCGTTCAAGCAGGCGCGTCCATTAATTGGCGGCCAGCCCGGGTTCCGTTCTCTGTCCTTGTCGAGATCGATGGAATCGCCGAACCTCTATGTGCTTCTTGTGGAGTGGAATTCCGTGGAAGCTCACACGCATGGTTTCCGGGCGTCACCGGAGTACGAGCTTTGGAAAGGCCTGCTGCACCATTTCTATGACCCATTCCCCGTTGTCGAGCATTTCGTCCAGGTGAAGTGA
- a CDS encoding DUF4913 domain-containing protein, translating to MSEFDDLRENDNEEEEEAETPQLFYGSSDEFVRDRLRHMYSRRVGPGNASFRWSATWWQNPEALARIDALWRAWEHLRLDGATGSSTWWIEHADHHMPILLSTEGPFAKSEDTNKPGEPLPYTAPPEGLFPDMRVT from the coding sequence GTGAGCGAATTCGACGACCTGCGCGAAAATGACAACGAGGAAGAGGAAGAAGCCGAGACACCGCAGCTGTTCTACGGCTCATCCGACGAATTCGTACGCGACCGGCTGCGACACATGTACTCGCGCCGTGTTGGACCCGGCAACGCCAGCTTCCGATGGTCGGCAACCTGGTGGCAGAACCCGGAAGCACTCGCCCGCATCGACGCCCTGTGGCGCGCGTGGGAACACCTCAGACTCGACGGCGCCACCGGGTCAAGCACATGGTGGATCGAACACGCCGACCACCACATGCCCATCCTGCTAAGCACAGAAGGTCCCTTCGCCAAGTCGGAGGACACGAACAAGCCCGGCGAACCGCTGCCCTACACCGCACCGCCGGAAGGGTTGTTCCCCGATATGCGGGTCACCTGA
- a CDS encoding TraM recognition domain-containing protein yields MSASNRRNQNGLDGQTIMLIVCLALVAVALSTVWVAVTWGSQLDGVNPDLTSDPFGLFFGVLQGSVTWSASATWILAATLVAVLVLSVLVAVSVSRARRRRSNVDGAATYMSKGRDLRALSATGAKATAHRLGVTDWLGVPIGITVAGRQKLYGSPEDMHVDIWGPRTGKSTSRAIPAILSAPGAVLTTSNKRDVLDATRDVRAAGGGRVWAFDPQRIALEEPTWWWNPLSYVTDDVKAAKLAEHFATGSRAGDSRADPYFDNAGQDLLAGFLLAAAVAGLPITKVFTWTTTPGDEAPVDILRAHGYDQMADAVDGQVNGEPRRRDSVYGTAAQMASCLKVRAIGQWVTPLGGNVAGDSRPQFDPHAFVRSTDTLYSLSKEGKGTAGPLVTALTAATVEAAEDLATTQPGGRLAVPLLGVLDEAANVCRWHGLPDLYSHYGSRGIVLMTILQSWSQGVEVWGRDGMRKLWSASNIAVYGGGVKEPEFLNELSQMVGDYDKHTTSTSVGRGNRSTSHQVQRERTLDVADLGALPRGRAVVFASGAPATLIETIPWMRGTHADAVRASIAAHDPASTPAVRPEASAPAEASPVGGTQPWLNAAPRTEDEL; encoded by the coding sequence GTGAGCGCATCAAACAGGCGAAACCAAAACGGCCTCGACGGGCAGACGATCATGCTGATCGTGTGCCTCGCGCTCGTAGCCGTGGCCCTGAGCACCGTGTGGGTGGCCGTGACGTGGGGTTCACAACTGGACGGGGTAAACCCCGACCTGACCAGTGACCCGTTCGGCCTGTTTTTCGGCGTGCTACAAGGCTCCGTGACCTGGTCAGCATCCGCGACATGGATTCTCGCAGCCACGCTCGTCGCGGTCCTCGTCCTGAGCGTCCTTGTCGCCGTATCGGTCTCGCGTGCCCGGCGGCGGCGCAGCAACGTCGACGGAGCTGCGACGTACATGAGCAAGGGTCGCGATCTTCGCGCGCTGTCGGCCACGGGCGCGAAGGCGACCGCGCATCGTCTCGGCGTCACGGACTGGCTCGGTGTACCCATCGGTATCACCGTTGCTGGAAGGCAAAAACTCTACGGATCCCCTGAAGATATGCACGTAGACATCTGGGGGCCCCGCACTGGAAAATCGACCAGCCGTGCAATTCCGGCGATCCTGTCTGCTCCAGGCGCGGTCCTCACCACGTCGAACAAGCGAGACGTTCTGGATGCCACGCGTGATGTGCGAGCCGCGGGCGGTGGCCGCGTGTGGGCGTTCGACCCGCAACGCATCGCGCTGGAAGAACCAACCTGGTGGTGGAACCCACTTAGCTATGTCACCGACGACGTGAAGGCCGCGAAGCTAGCCGAGCACTTCGCTACCGGTTCTCGTGCCGGCGACTCGCGCGCCGACCCGTATTTCGACAACGCCGGCCAAGACCTCCTGGCCGGCTTCCTCCTCGCCGCAGCCGTCGCCGGTCTACCCATCACCAAGGTATTCACCTGGACCACCACGCCCGGCGATGAGGCTCCGGTCGACATTCTGCGCGCTCACGGATACGACCAGATGGCCGACGCCGTCGACGGCCAAGTGAATGGCGAACCGCGACGTCGCGACAGCGTCTATGGGACGGCCGCGCAAATGGCGTCATGCTTGAAGGTCCGCGCGATCGGGCAGTGGGTGACACCCCTGGGCGGCAATGTGGCCGGGGATTCCCGGCCACAGTTCGACCCACACGCGTTTGTGCGGAGCACCGACACCCTCTACAGCCTCTCCAAGGAAGGCAAAGGAACCGCCGGGCCACTGGTCACCGCGCTCACCGCGGCGACCGTCGAAGCGGCCGAAGATCTCGCCACGACCCAGCCCGGCGGGCGACTGGCCGTACCGTTGCTCGGTGTTCTTGACGAAGCAGCAAACGTGTGCCGCTGGCACGGCCTCCCCGACCTGTACTCCCACTACGGCTCCCGAGGAATCGTCCTCATGACCATTCTGCAGTCCTGGTCACAGGGCGTCGAAGTCTGGGGCAGAGACGGGATGCGCAAGCTCTGGTCAGCCTCCAACATCGCCGTCTACGGCGGCGGCGTCAAAGAACCCGAATTCTTGAATGAGCTCTCCCAGATGGTCGGCGACTACGACAAGCACACCACCTCGACAAGCGTCGGGCGAGGGAACCGTTCAACATCCCACCAAGTACAGCGCGAGCGCACCTTGGACGTCGCGGATCTCGGAGCTCTGCCCCGCGGCCGCGCCGTCGTGTTCGCCTCCGGAGCCCCCGCCACCCTGATCGAAACCATTCCCTGGATGCGCGGCACCCACGCCGACGCCGTACGCGCATCCATCGCAGCGCACGACCCAGCCAGCACGCCGGCCGTGAGGCCCGAAGCGAGTGCTCCGGCCGAAGCCTCACCGGTTGGCGGGACCCAACCGTGGCTGAACGCCGCCCCTCGAACGGAGGACGAGCTGTGA
- a CDS encoding ATP/GTP-binding protein, whose product MPAIDSTRRKALKVKPPERSTAKQKKPDTDKKTQVRRPGPRGWLGRGRGEASVIHPVDEWRGTTVQVCGMHPFSVGTGTPMVGVPIGLQLFTGATVCADPISWFQDAGLISNPSVFVLGLPGLGKSTLIRRMAAGGAGFGNLPLVLGDLKPDYVDMIRALGGQVITLGRGRGHLNILDPGEATAAAERLRLAGKEKERQMVLADAHGRRQTMVSALLTILRKDAPSAREESIIDRALTVLDERNEGVPVLGDLLRVIQEAPAEVRAVALDRGDLERYKKITEELEASLISLTSGGRLGETFAHPTDVPMMRDRPVVYDVSSIDDSDTDMQAAILLACWSAGFGTVNIANALADAGLEPRRHYLVVLDELWRALRAGAGMVDRVDALTRLNRQRGVGLAMISHTMSDLLSLPNESDRMKARGFVERSGMVIAGGLPGAEMPMLTSAVPLSRAEQELLTSWQDPGTWDTGLGRESDPPGRGKFLIKVGGHPGIPVKVELIESERAINDTNKLWHPAASFPEPDESNPISGRGNADDARQDVDVEADRTDRTDRTADDEDSAA is encoded by the coding sequence ATGCCCGCCATCGATTCCACCCGGCGCAAAGCGCTGAAGGTGAAGCCGCCCGAGCGGTCCACGGCGAAACAGAAGAAGCCAGACACGGACAAGAAGACGCAGGTCCGTCGTCCCGGCCCCCGAGGATGGTTGGGGCGCGGTCGCGGCGAGGCCAGCGTGATCCACCCCGTGGACGAGTGGCGCGGAACGACCGTCCAGGTGTGCGGCATGCATCCCTTTTCGGTGGGAACAGGAACCCCGATGGTCGGCGTCCCGATCGGCCTGCAGCTCTTTACTGGAGCGACCGTGTGCGCCGACCCCATTTCCTGGTTCCAGGACGCCGGGCTCATCTCAAACCCCTCCGTGTTCGTGCTGGGACTGCCGGGCCTGGGCAAGTCAACACTCATCCGGCGGATGGCGGCCGGCGGCGCCGGATTCGGCAACCTCCCTTTGGTGCTGGGTGATCTGAAACCCGACTACGTCGACATGATCCGGGCCCTCGGCGGGCAAGTCATCACCCTCGGCCGTGGCCGCGGGCACCTGAACATCCTCGATCCCGGCGAGGCAACCGCGGCCGCCGAACGGCTGCGCCTGGCCGGTAAGGAGAAGGAGCGTCAGATGGTGCTCGCCGACGCTCACGGACGCCGACAAACGATGGTGTCGGCCCTTCTCACGATCCTCCGTAAAGACGCACCGTCCGCTCGCGAAGAATCCATCATCGACCGGGCTCTCACCGTGCTCGACGAGCGCAACGAGGGCGTCCCGGTGCTCGGCGACTTGCTGCGTGTGATTCAGGAGGCCCCCGCGGAAGTGCGCGCGGTGGCCCTGGACCGTGGCGACCTTGAGCGGTACAAGAAGATCACAGAGGAACTAGAGGCCTCACTCATTAGCCTCACGTCGGGTGGACGTTTGGGCGAGACCTTCGCCCATCCGACCGACGTTCCCATGATGCGCGATCGCCCTGTTGTTTACGACGTGTCCTCGATCGATGACTCCGACACCGATATGCAGGCCGCAATTTTGCTGGCCTGCTGGTCGGCGGGCTTTGGCACCGTGAACATCGCCAACGCCCTCGCCGACGCCGGCCTCGAGCCACGCCGTCACTACCTAGTCGTGCTCGACGAACTCTGGCGGGCGCTGCGCGCTGGAGCGGGCATGGTCGACCGTGTTGACGCCCTCACCCGGCTCAACCGTCAACGCGGTGTGGGCCTGGCGATGATTTCGCACACGATGAGCGACCTTCTCTCCCTGCCGAACGAGTCCGACCGGATGAAGGCACGCGGATTCGTCGAGAGAAGCGGCATGGTGATCGCCGGCGGTCTACCGGGCGCGGAAATGCCCATGCTCACCAGTGCTGTTCCGCTCTCGCGCGCCGAACAAGAACTCCTCACGTCCTGGCAAGATCCGGGCACGTGGGATACCGGGTTGGGGCGCGAATCCGACCCTCCGGGCCGGGGCAAATTCCTCATCAAGGTCGGAGGGCATCCGGGCATCCCCGTCAAGGTCGAACTGATCGAGTCGGAGCGCGCGATCAACGACACCAACAAACTCTGGCATCCTGCTGCCTCGTTCCCTGAACCCGACGAGTCGAACCCGATCAGTGGACGGGGCAACGCCGACGACGCCCGGCAGGACGTCGACGTCGAAGCCGACCGCACAGACCGCACAGACCGCACAGCCGACGACGAGGACAGTGCAGCGTGA
- a CDS encoding SCO6880 family protein, translating into MTTQSAPRSYGNWTKPKTAGLLGLGSIGTAILFVGAGFSVIVTMASNILNGVVTALIFGAFLLTVAVKDKHGQSLLMRATTRVGWMVTTRMGTHIYRSGPLGRAEWGTVQLPGLAAGSRLSEWHDSYNRPFALLQIPATSDYTVVIETEPDGAALVDREQVDVWVAEWGMWLASLGDEPGIEAVSVTIETAPDTGTRLRREVNSRIDPDAPEFAQNILHDLVKQYPAGSATIKAFVAITFNAAARVGGKKHTPDEMGRELASRLPGLTQSLSSTGAGATRPLSAQELCEVIRVAYNPAAARLIDDANAAGEVPELYWPEVGPTAHQANWDTYRHDSALSVTWMMSGAPRGNVPSSILARLLAPHRDVARKRVTLLYRPIDAAKAAAIVEADVRASTFNVQSSNKPTARSMTATRAVLATAQEEASGAGLVNFGMLVTATVTGAAHEADAKAAIDNLSATARLRLRIVHGSQDSAFAAALPLGLVLPKHVRIPSEVREQL; encoded by the coding sequence ATGACAACGCAAAGCGCACCGCGCAGCTACGGCAACTGGACGAAACCGAAGACCGCTGGTCTTCTGGGCTTGGGGTCAATCGGCACGGCGATTCTGTTCGTTGGGGCCGGTTTCAGCGTCATCGTGACGATGGCCTCAAACATTCTGAACGGCGTCGTCACGGCGCTCATTTTCGGCGCTTTTCTGCTGACGGTCGCTGTCAAAGACAAGCACGGTCAAAGCCTGCTCATGCGAGCCACCACCCGGGTCGGGTGGATGGTAACCACACGCATGGGGACGCATATCTACCGGTCGGGGCCGCTCGGCCGGGCCGAGTGGGGCACAGTGCAACTCCCGGGACTGGCCGCGGGCTCAAGACTTTCGGAGTGGCACGATAGCTACAACCGTCCATTTGCCTTGTTGCAGATCCCGGCGACGTCGGACTACACCGTCGTCATCGAGACCGAACCCGACGGTGCAGCGCTCGTCGACCGCGAACAGGTCGACGTGTGGGTTGCCGAGTGGGGCATGTGGCTCGCCAGCCTCGGCGATGAACCCGGCATCGAGGCGGTGTCCGTGACGATTGAAACGGCGCCCGACACGGGAACGCGGCTCCGCCGTGAAGTGAACAGCCGCATCGATCCAGACGCCCCAGAATTTGCGCAGAACATCCTCCATGACCTGGTGAAGCAATACCCCGCCGGATCCGCGACCATCAAAGCTTTCGTGGCGATCACCTTCAACGCAGCCGCCCGCGTCGGAGGCAAGAAGCACACCCCCGATGAAATGGGCCGCGAGCTGGCCTCACGCCTGCCCGGCCTCACGCAAAGCCTGTCCTCGACGGGCGCGGGAGCAACACGCCCCTTGAGCGCACAGGAGCTCTGTGAAGTCATCCGCGTTGCGTACAACCCGGCTGCAGCTCGCCTCATCGATGACGCCAACGCAGCCGGTGAGGTGCCAGAACTCTACTGGCCTGAAGTCGGCCCCACCGCCCACCAGGCGAACTGGGACACCTACCGACACGATTCGGCCCTGTCGGTGACATGGATGATGAGCGGCGCCCCGCGCGGCAACGTCCCCTCAAGCATTCTGGCTCGCCTGTTAGCCCCGCACCGAGACGTCGCCAGGAAGCGTGTCACACTGCTCTACCGTCCGATCGATGCGGCCAAGGCCGCGGCGATCGTCGAGGCAGACGTGCGCGCGTCAACGTTCAATGTGCAGTCCTCGAACAAGCCCACAGCACGGAGCATGACCGCAACCCGCGCCGTCCTCGCCACGGCGCAGGAGGAAGCCTCCGGCGCCGGCCTAGTCAATTTCGGGATGCTCGTCACCGCCACGGTGACAGGCGCCGCCCATGAGGCCGATGCGAAGGCCGCGATCGATAATCTCTCTGCGACGGCCCGGCTACGGCTGCGCATCGTGCACGGGTCTCAGGATTCCGCATTCGCGGCCGCGCTTCCGCTGGGCCTGGTCCTGCCCAAGCATGTACGAATTCCATCTGAGGTTAGGGAGCAGCTGTAA
- a CDS encoding DUF6668 family protein yields MSTSANRWLVGSDQSENPEFSTPLAMQREPRHGATTPQAGVPIPGAADQLPRRKAVWPATIWWLGVHGGAGESTLAALTAGTRPCDHAWPIPTTSGTTHRVVLVARTNYAGLLKAQHAATEWASNMLGDGVQLAGLVLIADAPGRRPKVLRHLEHVIIGGVPRVWNLPWVDAWRLGPPDATAPLPKEFRSLFTDLALAPPSVPAHN; encoded by the coding sequence ATGAGCACGAGCGCGAACCGGTGGCTCGTCGGCTCTGACCAGTCAGAAAACCCCGAATTTTCCACGCCCCTCGCCATGCAACGGGAACCACGCCACGGCGCAACCACTCCCCAAGCTGGCGTGCCGATCCCCGGCGCAGCTGACCAGCTACCGCGGCGCAAAGCCGTTTGGCCGGCAACGATCTGGTGGCTTGGCGTCCACGGCGGCGCCGGAGAATCCACCCTCGCCGCCCTCACCGCGGGCACCCGACCCTGTGACCATGCGTGGCCGATTCCGACGACGTCTGGAACAACGCATCGCGTCGTGTTGGTGGCGCGAACGAACTACGCCGGCCTACTCAAGGCGCAGCACGCCGCAACAGAATGGGCCTCAAACATGTTGGGCGACGGCGTGCAACTCGCCGGCCTGGTCCTGATCGCCGATGCCCCCGGCCGACGGCCCAAAGTGTTGCGCCACCTTGAACACGTCATCATCGGTGGCGTTCCCCGTGTGTGGAATCTGCCCTGGGTCGATGCATGGCGACTCGGCCCACCGGACGCGACGGCCCCGTTACCCAAAGAATTTCGTTCCCTCTTCACCGATCTCGCCCTCGCACCTCCGAGCGTTCCCGCTCACAACTGA
- a CDS encoding helix-turn-helix domain-containing protein produces MDEITVLVTWPDSMLGRYGDMLSVSDVSHVLNLEPRNIRCLVTSTDVATWLPGLKIGKSWRIARDQLRAYLIGHHNDDSALSFPNDERGPAS; encoded by the coding sequence GTGGACGAGATAACAGTGTTGGTGACGTGGCCCGACTCGATGCTGGGCCGATACGGCGACATGCTGAGCGTGTCCGACGTTTCTCATGTTCTGAATTTGGAGCCGCGTAACATTCGCTGTTTGGTCACCAGCACCGATGTGGCTACCTGGCTGCCGGGGTTAAAGATCGGCAAGAGTTGGCGGATTGCACGCGATCAGCTGCGCGCTTACCTGATCGGTCATCACAACGATGACTCCGCACTCAGCTTTCCAAACGACGAGAGAGGCCCCGCATCATGA
- a CDS encoding chromosome partitioning protein — MIDAVPTFPRIEATVAADATGTVAINGVMQSVVGADEQAVRAEILTRVTATANDLGRPVRLNTRDRLGEQQLAVFPDGHVEALSGLDALAARVTATPTADQPAPKPALNTAQPSENVAVRSEGPAARLTLNDFLQSRPVALVGPAMMGWQGTVRRLTGGLVSVAPGQLELTHRSAIDRVQQSLRGPRTVVVINPKGGAHKTTATLLLAATFGTYRGGYTLAWDNNETRGTLGWRAQPARHSNTAVDLLRDLDRFNDLRSARVGDLDNYVRSQGSTQFDVLASDEDAAASSTINGQAFNELHTTMSRFYRVIVVDTGNNMRASNWEAALDAADQLVIVSTIREDTAASAAWLVDGLYEKGHEEKVRNAVTVLASPSKVADPQLNRRLHSHFASLTRTVLDVPHDPSLVDGGTLSYDALAPATREAWLQVTAAVADGL; from the coding sequence ATGATCGACGCCGTCCCCACTTTTCCTAGGATTGAAGCCACAGTCGCTGCGGACGCGACGGGTACCGTTGCGATCAACGGTGTGATGCAGTCGGTGGTCGGCGCGGATGAACAGGCCGTGCGAGCGGAAATTCTGACGCGTGTCACGGCAACAGCCAACGACCTGGGCCGCCCTGTTCGTCTGAACACTCGTGACAGGCTCGGGGAACAGCAGCTCGCTGTGTTCCCGGACGGCCACGTGGAAGCACTATCTGGCCTTGATGCTTTGGCAGCGCGGGTCACAGCGACCCCCACCGCCGACCAACCGGCCCCCAAGCCTGCCCTCAACACGGCTCAGCCTTCAGAGAACGTTGCTGTGCGTTCAGAGGGTCCAGCGGCCCGATTGACCCTGAACGATTTTTTGCAATCTCGGCCCGTCGCGCTGGTCGGACCGGCCATGATGGGCTGGCAGGGCACAGTGCGCAGACTCACTGGCGGCCTTGTCTCGGTCGCTCCAGGTCAGCTCGAGCTCACGCACCGAAGCGCCATTGATCGGGTCCAGCAAAGCCTGCGCGGACCCCGAACGGTCGTCGTCATCAACCCCAAGGGTGGCGCTCATAAAACCACCGCGACGTTGCTACTGGCAGCGACGTTTGGCACCTACCGCGGTGGTTATACGCTCGCGTGGGACAACAACGAAACCCGTGGGACGCTCGGATGGCGGGCGCAGCCCGCCCGCCACAGCAACACGGCCGTCGATCTGCTCCGCGACCTTGACCGCTTCAACGACCTCCGCAGTGCACGGGTGGGCGACCTCGACAACTATGTTCGCTCGCAGGGATCCACCCAGTTCGATGTGCTCGCCTCTGACGAGGATGCGGCCGCGTCGTCGACCATTAATGGCCAGGCGTTCAATGAGCTCCACACGACGATGAGTCGGTTCTACCGGGTCATCGTTGTTGACACCGGCAACAACATGCGCGCCTCCAATTGGGAAGCCGCCCTCGACGCCGCCGACCAGCTCGTCATCGTCTCCACAATCCGCGAAGACACCGCAGCCAGCGCCGCATGGCTGGTCGACGGACTGTATGAGAAAGGCCACGAAGAGAAGGTGCGCAACGCCGTCACCGTTCTCGCTTCCCCATCGAAGGTGGCCGACCCGCAGCTGAACCGCCGGTTGCATAGCCACTTTGCGTCCCTGACTCGCACCGTGCTCGACGTGCCCCACGACCCCTCACTGGTCGACGGGGGAACGCTGAGCTACGACGCTCTCGCCCCCGCGACGCGTGAAGCGTGGCTGCAGGTCACTGCAGCGGTCGCGGACGGGCTGTGA